A DNA window from Bacteroides cellulosilyticus contains the following coding sequences:
- a CDS encoding NAD-dependent epimerase/dehydratase family protein has translation MNILITGIHGFVGSNLVVALKEHHVLYGLDIIAPEKEGVEKTFSWKDIESTAFPMQQLPQFDAIIHLAGKAHDTKNQSAAQVYFDINTGLTRKIFDFFLESRAKKFIFFSSVKAAADSVVGDMLREDVIPTPVGPYGESKIAAENYILSKLRIKNEKLKLHDDDKQVYILRPCMIHGPGNKGNLNLLYNVVKKGIPWPLGDFENKRSFTSIDNLCYVVEGLLTKDIASGIYHMGDDEALSTNELIALMCEAMGKEPHIWKMNRKMMEGCAGLGALLHLPLNTERLRKLTENYVVSNEKIKSALGIEKMPVCAAEGIMKTIRSFSD, from the coding sequence ATGAATATACTTATTACTGGAATTCACGGTTTCGTGGGTTCCAATCTTGTTGTTGCCTTAAAGGAGCATCATGTCCTTTATGGACTTGATATTATTGCACCTGAGAAAGAGGGAGTTGAGAAAACTTTCTCTTGGAAAGATATTGAATCTACTGCTTTTCCGATGCAACAATTGCCCCAGTTTGATGCCATCATTCATTTGGCCGGTAAAGCCCATGATACAAAGAATCAATCAGCGGCACAGGTATATTTTGATATCAATACGGGACTGACACGGAAGATTTTTGATTTCTTTTTGGAGTCAAGAGCGAAGAAATTCATATTCTTTAGTTCTGTGAAAGCTGCTGCTGATAGTGTGGTGGGAGATATGTTGAGGGAGGATGTGATACCTACGCCGGTGGGACCATACGGGGAAAGTAAGATAGCTGCTGAAAATTACATTCTTTCGAAATTAAGAATTAAAAATGAAAAATTAAAGCTGCACGATGATGACAAGCAGGTGTATATATTGAGGCCTTGTATGATTCACGGTCCGGGTAATAAGGGTAATCTGAATTTGCTTTATAACGTTGTGAAGAAAGGCATTCCTTGGCCTTTGGGTGATTTTGAGAATAAGCGTTCGTTTACTTCGATTGATAACCTTTGCTATGTGGTGGAGGGACTGCTTACAAAGGATATTGCAAGTGGCATTTACCATATGGGAGATGATGAAGCTCTTTCTACGAATGAGTTGATTGCCCTTATGTGTGAAGCTATGGGTAAGGAACCTCATATCTGGAAGATGAACAGGAAGATGATGGAAGGTTGTGCCGGTTTAGGGGCATTGCTCCATCTGCCCTTGAATACTGAACGCCTCCGGAAGTTGACGGAGAATTATGTGGTGAGTAATGAAAAGATAAAGTCTGCGCTTGGCATAGAGAAAATGCCTGTTTGTGCGGCTGAGGGGATTATGAAAACGATAAGATCATTTTCAGATTAA
- a CDS encoding DUF6169 family protein, which yields MELSSQLPYEVTEESEWNYSFITKHGIVYHAYFIDFSIYHPAFNDVYTFNIEPETDNPHPIDNRIAQTIAHLLKLFFSVRERAMIMVCDNLDGKEEKRKILFSRWFLKYNDGGIIKYDAATTTDDYQLYVSIYLNRNNSQRDELVAAFYDLVKNNLYPID from the coding sequence GTGGAATTAAGTTCTCAACTCCCTTATGAAGTTACAGAAGAAAGTGAATGGAACTATTCCTTTATAACTAAGCATGGCATTGTTTACCATGCTTATTTTATAGATTTCTCTATTTATCATCCAGCTTTCAATGATGTTTATACTTTTAACATAGAGCCGGAAACAGATAACCCTCATCCTATAGATAATCGAATAGCTCAAACGATAGCACATCTTTTAAAACTTTTCTTTTCTGTTAGAGAAAGAGCTATGATTATGGTTTGCGATAACTTAGATGGGAAAGAAGAAAAAAGAAAGATTCTATTTTCTAGATGGTTTTTGAAATATAATGATGGGGGGATAATAAAATATGACGCCGCAACAACAACTGATGATTATCAATTATATGTATCCATTTACCTAAACAGAAACAATTCTCAACGAGATGAGTTAGTTGCCGCTTTTTATGATTTGGTTAAGAATAATCTTTATCCTATAGATTGA